A single genomic interval of Jatrophihabitans endophyticus harbors:
- a CDS encoding acetyl-CoA acetyltransferase yields MTGRARAQQVVVIGVGQLRHNRDRTVDDAREPMDLLLTAAHRCAADAGLDPAVLRELDLLDVVQIVSWNYHDAAAAAAHRLGATNAVTSTSGVGGHQPVARLLDLARRLGDGEGGLALLAGAEAQSSLDALAKAGVANPWPRDPGGMREFPREVGGTERMWDLGLVAPIRVYPLFENRLRAELGQSFAESQDWSARLYSAFSEIATTNDAAWNPTPATPAEIRTVGPDNRMICFPYPLRMNAFAGVDQAAAVLLATAETADALGVPAHRRIAVVAGAEAADSEDVLDRPGFGASPGLDAVLDRALARAGRDVADLDVIDLYSCFPVVPKLAALHLDATDRPVTATGGLSSFGGPHNDYSTHALVATVRALRAASGTGLVYANGEYLTRHAAVVLSSDVTATGAPVVDPVDPAPPGPAAPAYLDGYTGAVTVETYTVEYDRTGEPARAYVVARTPRGERTAARASRADAHTLAMLVDEDVEPVGRGGSVVAVDGRRTFVADRSA; encoded by the coding sequence GTGACCGGACGGGCACGAGCGCAGCAGGTCGTCGTCATCGGGGTCGGCCAGCTGCGCCACAACCGCGACCGCACCGTCGACGACGCGCGCGAGCCGATGGACCTCCTCCTGACCGCCGCCCACCGCTGCGCCGCCGACGCGGGTCTCGACCCCGCCGTGTTGCGCGAGCTCGATCTGCTCGACGTCGTGCAGATCGTGTCGTGGAACTACCACGACGCGGCCGCCGCCGCGGCCCACCGACTCGGCGCGACCAACGCCGTGACGTCGACCAGCGGCGTCGGGGGTCACCAGCCGGTGGCGCGGCTGCTCGACCTCGCGCGGCGGCTCGGCGACGGCGAGGGCGGCCTGGCCCTGCTGGCCGGTGCCGAGGCGCAGTCCTCGCTCGACGCGCTCGCCAAGGCCGGGGTGGCCAACCCGTGGCCCCGCGACCCCGGCGGCATGCGGGAGTTCCCGCGCGAGGTCGGCGGAACCGAGCGCATGTGGGACCTCGGTCTGGTGGCGCCGATCCGCGTGTACCCGCTGTTCGAGAACCGGTTGCGCGCCGAGCTCGGGCAGAGCTTCGCCGAGTCCCAGGACTGGTCGGCCCGGCTCTACTCGGCGTTCAGCGAGATCGCGACCACCAACGACGCGGCGTGGAACCCGACGCCGGCCACCCCCGCCGAGATCCGCACCGTCGGGCCCGACAACCGCATGATCTGCTTCCCGTACCCGCTGCGGATGAACGCCTTCGCCGGGGTCGACCAGGCGGCCGCGGTGCTGCTGGCCACCGCCGAGACGGCCGACGCGCTCGGCGTGCCCGCGCACCGACGGATCGCCGTCGTCGCCGGCGCCGAGGCCGCCGACAGCGAGGACGTCCTCGACCGTCCCGGCTTCGGTGCGTCGCCGGGACTGGACGCGGTGCTGGACCGTGCGCTCGCGCGGGCGGGCCGCGACGTCGCCGACCTCGACGTGATCGACCTGTACAGCTGCTTCCCGGTCGTGCCCAAGCTCGCCGCCCTGCACCTCGACGCCACCGACCGCCCGGTCACGGCGACCGGCGGGCTGTCCTCGTTCGGCGGCCCGCACAACGACTACTCGACCCATGCGCTCGTCGCCACCGTCCGCGCGTTGCGGGCCGCCAGCGGCACCGGCCTGGTGTACGCGAACGGGGAGTACCTGACCCGGCACGCCGCCGTCGTGCTGTCCTCCGACGTCACCGCGACCGGCGCGCCGGTCGTGGACCCGGTGGACCCGGCGCCGCCCGGTCCCGCGGCGCCGGCCTACCTCGACGGGTACACCGGGGCGGTCACGGTCGAGACGTACACCGTCGAGTACGACCGGACCGGCGAGCCCGCGCGGGCCTACGTCGTGGCGCGCACCCCGCGCGGCGAGCGCACGGCGGCCCGGGCGTCGCGCGCCGACGCTCACACCCTCGCGATGCTGGTCGACGAGGACGTCGAACCGGTCGGCCGCGGTGGCTCGGTCGTCGCCGTGGACGGCCGGCGCACCTTCGTCGCGGACCGGAGCGCGTGA